DNA from Strigops habroptila isolate Jane chromosome 2, bStrHab1.2.pri, whole genome shotgun sequence:
GTGCCGATCACCCACCTCGACCTCCGGGGAAACCGACTTAAAACCTTGCCTTACGAGGAGGTCCTGGAGCAGATCCCAGGCATTGCTGAAATCCTGCTAGAGGATAACCCCTGGGACTGCACTTGCGATCTGCTGTCGTTGAAGGAATGGCTGGAGAACATACCCAAAAACGCTTTGATCGGCAGAGTGATTTGTGAGGCTCCCACTAGGTTGCAGGGCAAAGATTTAAATGAGACCACAGAGCAAGAGCTGTGCAAAAAGAACAGAGTGGATTCTAGCCTAGCTGCTCCCCCTGCTGAAGAAGAAACCTGCGATCCTGGTCCCATTCCAACTCCCTTTAAAATACATGGCAAAGAAGACCCTGCCACACCAGGATCTGGTCCAAGCGGAGGTACAAAGATTCCCGTCAACTGGCAAATTAAGACCAGACCCACCGCTGCCGTGTCAACAGTCAGCATGAAGAACAAGTTACCAGCTGCAGTGTCCTGCCCACACATCTGCAGCTGTGATCAGATCCCTGGCTCGGGTTTAAAGGTTAATTGCAATGATAGGAACGTGAGCAGTTTGGTGGATTTGAAGCCCAAGCCATCCAATGTGCAGGAGCTGTTCCTGAGAGACAACAAAATACACACCATCAGGAAATCCCACTTTCTGGATTACCGGAAACTTAATTTACTCGATTTGGGCAACAACAACATTGCCACCGTCGAGAACAACACCTTCAAGAACCTCTTTGAGCTCCGATGGCTCTACATGGATAGCAACTACTTAGACACCCTGTCCCGGGAGAAATTTGCTGGGCTGCAAAACCTGGAGTATCTGAACGTGGAGTTTAATGGCATTCAGCTGATCATGCCTGGCACCTTCAATGCAATGCCCAAACTGAGAGTCCTCATCCTCAACAACAACCTGCTGAGGTCTCTCCCAGTAGACGTGTTTGCTGGGGTCTCGCTTTCCAAGCTGAGCATACACAACAATTATTTCATGTACCTCCCGGTGGCAGGGGTGCTGGACCAGCTCACCTCTATCACCCAGATCGACCTGCATGGCAACCCGTGGGACTGTACTTGCCCTATCGTGCCTTTCAAACAGTGGGCGGAGATGCTGCGCCCCAAGGTGATTATGAGCGACCTGAGGTGTGAGTCCCCCGAAGATTTCTTCAAGGAGGATTTCGAGTCTCTCTCCAATGATGTGATTTGCCCTCAGTTAAAAATCTCTCCCACATTAACTTCTACTAACAAAAACAGCACCGGGTTGACAGAGACAGGTACTCACTCCAACTCCTACTTGGAGACCAGCCGGGTCTCTATTTCGGTGCTGGTGCCAGGGCTCCTGCTGGTTTTTGTGACCTCTGCCTTCACGGTGGTTGGCATGCTGGTGTTCATTCTGAGGAACAGAAAGCGGTCCAAGAGGAGGGATGCCAACTCCTCTGCATCCGAAATCAACTCTTTGCAGACCGTCTGCGACTCGTCCTACTGGCACAACGGGCCCTACAGCGCTGACGGGGCCCACAGGGTTTACGACTGCGGCTCCCACTCGCTGTCGGACTGAGGCGGCGGGCGGGACGGGAGCGGCCTCCCCCCGGGAGGGACCTGCCCTTCGCGCTCTGCCGGTGGGGAGGCAGCGCCGGCGGGGGACGGCTCTGCACCTCGGCGACCTTCGATGAGAAACAATAGAACACACGCacgcctccccccaccccccaaagACCTCCATGGCAAGCACCGAGGCCCCGTGAGCAGCGGGGGCAGCCCGACGCTGGGGCGCATCCGCGCAGCTCCGCGCATCCCGGCGCGGTGGCCGCATCCCCCGCCCCTGAGCTGCCAGGGCAGCAAAGGACAAGCGAGGACCCTCTTCCTTCGGTTTCGGCTGGGCGAAACACGGCTCTCGGTTTTGTTGGGCTTTTGTTCTATTGTGTTgggctttgttttgcttctttttgccCTCTT
Protein-coding regions in this window:
- the SLITRK1 gene encoding SLIT and NTRK-like protein 1; its protein translation is MLLWILLLETSLCFAAGNVTGDVCKEKICACNEIEGDLHVDCEKKGFTSLQHFTAPTSQFYHLFLHGNSLTRLFPNEFANFYNAVSLHMENNGLHEIVPGAFLGLQLVKRLHINNNKIKSFRKQTFLGLDDLEYLQADFNLLRDIDPGAFRDLNKLEVLILNDNLISTLPPNVFQYVPITHLDLRGNRLKTLPYEEVLEQIPGIAEILLEDNPWDCTCDLLSLKEWLENIPKNALIGRVICEAPTRLQGKDLNETTEQELCKKNRVDSSLAAPPAEEETCDPGPIPTPFKIHGKEDPATPGSGPSGGTKIPVNWQIKTRPTAAVSTVSMKNKLPAAVSCPHICSCDQIPGSGLKVNCNDRNVSSLVDLKPKPSNVQELFLRDNKIHTIRKSHFLDYRKLNLLDLGNNNIATVENNTFKNLFELRWLYMDSNYLDTLSREKFAGLQNLEYLNVEFNGIQLIMPGTFNAMPKLRVLILNNNLLRSLPVDVFAGVSLSKLSIHNNYFMYLPVAGVLDQLTSITQIDLHGNPWDCTCPIVPFKQWAEMLRPKVIMSDLRCESPEDFFKEDFESLSNDVICPQLKISPTLTSTNKNSTGLTETGTHSNSYLETSRVSISVLVPGLLLVFVTSAFTVVGMLVFILRNRKRSKRRDANSSASEINSLQTVCDSSYWHNGPYSADGAHRVYDCGSHSLSD